The following are from one region of the Mycolicibacterium diernhoferi genome:
- a CDS encoding potassium-transporting ATPase subunit C: MNFANLIRRHTAALRALLVLTVILGIAYPVFIWLVAQLPGLRDKADGSLIEVDGKPVGSSLIGQLFTDTDGNPLPQYFQSRPSAAGDGYDPLSTSASNLGPEDIVDTAARTSLLTEVCTRSLAAGALDGVSGARPFCTSDGVGAVLSVLGPRDARGNVSAPTEVISVNQICPSTPFVSTYRGVPVRCNDGTDHTPGQIVPIRGAGADPAVPADAVTASGSGLDPHISPAYAALQVDRVAAARGISPEQVRTLVDQHTDGRTLGFMGEPGVNVAQLNLALDDLGEKLAVHRDDLGG, encoded by the coding sequence ATGAACTTCGCCAATCTCATCCGCCGGCACACCGCCGCGCTGCGCGCCCTGCTGGTGCTGACAGTCATTCTGGGCATCGCCTACCCGGTGTTCATCTGGCTGGTGGCGCAACTGCCCGGTCTGCGCGACAAGGCCGATGGTTCCCTGATCGAGGTCGACGGCAAACCGGTGGGCAGCAGCTTGATCGGGCAGCTGTTCACCGACACCGACGGAAACCCGCTGCCGCAGTACTTCCAGTCCCGGCCCTCGGCGGCCGGCGACGGCTACGACCCGCTGTCGACCAGCGCCTCGAACCTGGGGCCGGAGGACATCGTCGACACGGCCGCCCGGACCAGCCTGCTGACCGAGGTGTGCACCCGCAGCCTGGCCGCCGGCGCACTGGACGGCGTCAGCGGCGCCCGCCCGTTCTGCACGAGTGACGGCGTGGGCGCGGTGCTGTCGGTGCTCGGCCCCCGCGACGCCCGCGGCAACGTGAGCGCACCCACCGAAGTCATCAGCGTCAACCAGATCTGCCCATCCACCCCGTTCGTCTCGACCTACCGCGGCGTGCCGGTGCGGTGCAATGACGGCACCGACCACACACCCGGCCAGATCGTCCCGATCCGCGGCGCCGGGGCCGACCCCGCGGTGCCCGCCGACGCCGTCACCGCCAGCGGCAGCGGGCTGGACCCGCACATCTCCCCCGCCTACGCCGCCCTGCAGGTCGATCGGGTCGCGGCGGCCCGCGGGATCAGCCCCGAGCAGGTCCGCACGCTCGTCGATCAGCACACCGACGGGCGCACCCTGGGGTTCATGGGCGAGCCGGGGGTCAACGTGGCGCAGTTGAACCTGGCGCTCGACGATCTCGGCGAGAAGCTTGCGGTTCACCGCGACGATCTAGGTGGATGA
- a CDS encoding sensor histidine kinase — MTDRPKRGELRIYLGAAPGVGKTFAMLGEAHRRLERGTDLVAAVVETHGRKKTAELLEGIEIIAPRYIEYRGSKFPELDVAAVLERRPQVVLVDELAHTNTPGSANPKRWQDIEELLEAGITVVTTVNVQHLESLNDVVAQITGVEQQEKVPDEVVRAADQIELVDITPEALQRRLSHGNVYTSERIDAALSNYFRRGNLTALRELALLWLADQVDAALAKYRSDNNITATWEARERVVVAVTGDRESETLVRRASRIASKSSAELMVVHVVRGDGLSGVSAPMMGVIRDLAVSLGATLHTVVGDDVPAALLDFARQMNATQLVVGTSRRSRWARIFEEGIGATVVQNSGSIDVHMVTHGGSRRTTAPGSHRWQRNALSWTSAVLVPAALTAMAVLVLDPYLGLSGESALFFIGVLAVALLGGAAPAALSAVLSGLLINYFLAEPRHTFTISEPDSAITIAVLLVVAVAVAALVDGAAKRAREARRASQEAELLAHFAGSVLRGADPVALLERVREVYSQRSVSLLRESAEGTTAVACAGNDPCLDLGDADTAVEAGDDEFWLVLGGRRLSARDRRVLGAVAKQAAGLVRQRELIEEAGRAEAIARADELRRSLLSAVSHDLRTPLAAAKAAVSSLRSDDIGFSAEDTAELLATVEESVDQLTALVGNLLDSSRLAAGVVKPAMRRVYVEEAVARALMGISRGTNTFGSSGVDRVKVEVGDAVALADAGLLERVLVNVIDNALRYAPDSVVRVNAGQIGSRVLITIVDEGPGIARGAEDQLFAAFQRLGDQDNSTGVGLGLSVAHGFVDAMGGTIAATDTPGGGLTVVIDLAAPEAGPGERSDGDGSR; from the coding sequence GTGACCGACCGACCGAAACGCGGTGAGCTGCGCATCTACCTGGGTGCGGCTCCCGGCGTCGGCAAGACCTTCGCGATGCTCGGCGAAGCGCACCGTCGACTCGAGCGCGGCACCGATCTGGTGGCGGCCGTGGTCGAGACCCACGGCCGCAAGAAGACCGCCGAGCTTCTCGAGGGCATCGAGATCATTGCGCCGCGCTACATCGAATACCGCGGCTCCAAGTTCCCCGAACTCGATGTGGCCGCTGTACTCGAGCGCCGCCCACAGGTGGTGCTCGTCGACGAACTGGCGCACACCAACACCCCGGGCAGCGCGAATCCCAAACGCTGGCAGGACATCGAAGAACTCCTCGAGGCCGGGATCACGGTCGTCACCACCGTCAACGTCCAGCACCTGGAGAGCCTCAACGATGTCGTCGCCCAGATCACCGGCGTCGAGCAGCAGGAGAAGGTGCCCGATGAGGTGGTGCGCGCCGCCGATCAGATAGAACTGGTCGACATCACCCCGGAAGCGTTGCAGCGCAGGCTGTCCCACGGCAACGTTTACACCTCCGAACGGATCGACGCGGCCCTGTCGAACTACTTCCGGCGCGGCAACCTGACCGCACTGCGCGAACTGGCGCTGCTGTGGCTGGCCGATCAGGTCGACGCCGCGCTGGCAAAGTACCGCTCGGACAACAACATCACCGCCACCTGGGAGGCCCGCGAGCGGGTGGTGGTCGCGGTCACCGGGGACAGGGAATCCGAGACGCTGGTGCGCCGTGCCTCCCGCATCGCATCCAAGTCCAGCGCCGAGCTGATGGTCGTGCACGTGGTGCGCGGCGACGGCCTGTCCGGGGTGTCGGCGCCCATGATGGGTGTCATCCGTGACCTGGCCGTCAGCCTGGGCGCCACATTGCACACCGTCGTCGGCGATGACGTACCGGCCGCGCTGCTGGACTTCGCCCGCCAGATGAACGCCACCCAGCTCGTCGTCGGTACCTCGCGGCGGTCACGCTGGGCGCGGATCTTCGAGGAGGGCATCGGCGCCACGGTGGTGCAGAACTCCGGCAGCATCGACGTGCACATGGTCACCCATGGCGGATCCCGCCGGACCACTGCACCCGGCTCACACCGATGGCAGCGCAATGCCCTGTCCTGGACCTCCGCCGTACTGGTCCCCGCCGCACTGACCGCCATGGCCGTCCTGGTGCTCGACCCGTACCTGGGGCTCAGCGGGGAGAGCGCCCTGTTCTTCATCGGCGTACTGGCCGTCGCGCTGCTCGGCGGGGCGGCCCCGGCGGCACTGTCGGCGGTACTGTCCGGGCTGCTGATCAACTACTTCCTGGCCGAACCTCGGCACACCTTCACCATCTCCGAACCCGACAGCGCCATCACCATCGCGGTGCTGCTGGTGGTGGCGGTCGCGGTGGCCGCGCTGGTGGACGGGGCCGCCAAGCGGGCCCGGGAGGCCCGGCGCGCCTCCCAGGAAGCCGAACTGCTGGCCCACTTCGCCGGTTCGGTGCTGCGCGGGGCCGACCCGGTGGCCCTGCTCGAACGGGTCCGGGAGGTGTACTCGCAACGTTCGGTGAGCCTGTTGCGGGAGAGCGCCGAGGGAACCACTGCCGTCGCCTGCGCGGGCAACGATCCGTGCCTGGACCTCGGCGACGCCGACACCGCCGTCGAGGCCGGTGACGACGAGTTCTGGCTGGTGCTGGGCGGACGCAGGCTCTCCGCCCGCGACCGGCGGGTGCTCGGTGCGGTGGCCAAACAGGCCGCCGGCCTGGTCCGCCAGCGCGAGCTGATCGAGGAGGCCGGGCGGGCCGAGGCCATCGCCCGCGCCGACGAACTGCGCCGCTCGCTGCTCTCGGCGGTGAGCCACGATCTGCGCACCCCGCTGGCCGCGGCCAAGGCCGCGGTCTCCAGCCTGCGCAGCGACGACATCGGATTCTCGGCGGAGGACACCGCCGAGCTGCTGGCCACCGTCGAGGAATCGGTGGATCAGCTGACCGCGTTGGTGGGCAACCTGCTGGACTCCTCGAGGTTGGCCGCCGGTGTGGTCAAACCCGCGATGCGCCGGGTCTACGTGGAAGAGGCCGTCGCGCGCGCGCTGATGGGTATCAGCCGGGGCACCAACACCTTCGGCAGTAGCGGAGTGGACAGGGTGAAGGTGGAGGTCGGTGACGCGGTGGCGCTCGCCGATGCCGGTCTCCTGGAACGCGTCCTGGTCAACGTCATCGACAATGCGCTGCGCTACGCCCCCGACAGTGTGGTGCGGGTCAACGCCGGCCAGATCGGGTCACGGGTGCTGATCACCATCGTCGACGAGGGTCCGGGGATCGCCCGCGGCGCCGAGGACCAGCTGTTCGCCGCGTTCCAGCGGCTGGGCGACCAGGACAACTCCACCGGAGTGGGCCTGGGACTGTCGGTGGCCCACGGTTTCGTCGACGCGATGGGCGGCACCATCGCGGCCACCGACACCCCCGGTGGCGGGCTCACCGTGGTGATCGACCTGGCCGCACCGGAGGCGGGCCCGGGCGAGCGAAGCGACGGGGATGGATCACGATGA